Genomic window (Sulfurimonas sp.):
TTCCAGTTAGAGGCTGAGCAAATTTATTGTTATGTGTTGGAACATAACCTTTTATATCTGTTAAAATCGCATAGCCAACAGTTTTATCTAAAAGTATTTTTTCTTGTATTGCAGGTAGATTTGTATCACAAAACTTATCATAAGCAGTTGAGAACTTTTGAGGGCTAGTATTTTCTATCTGTTTATAATTTTTATCAAACAAACTACTTTCACTTAGCTCTCCTTTGTTGATAGCATTTTCAAATAGTTTTTCTATCTGAGTAGCAGCTTTTGAACCTAGCTTATAAATATTTTCATGGTATTTATCAAGAGCAAATTCACTAACAGACTCATAAGAACTTTCTGCTGCATAAATCAACTCATGCGTAGACTCAGAAATTTTCTTCATCTCAACAGTGCCTTCTTGCAGACCTACACTAAACTCTTTTATAGATGTTGCTATCTCATTTAAATCAGCATTATTAGATGAAGCATTACTTGCAATTTCATTTATCTTTTCTTCTATGTATTTTGATTGTTCTAAAAATTCATTTATCTGTAAAGCAACCTCTTCTATTCTACCAACTCCTATACCGATTTGCTCTGAAAGTATTTTTATCTCTTTTGTTACATCTTCTGTATCTGCTTGCATCTGACTTATAGACATATCAACTTCACGAGTTGCATCTACAGTTTTTTCAGCCAAGTTTCTAACTTCTTCGGCAACAACAGCAAATCCGCGACCATGCTCACCAGCTCGAGCAGCTTCAATAGCAGCATTTAATGCTAAAAGGTTTGTTCCTTCTGCAATATCATCAATAACATCCGTAACTCTTTTAATATCAACAGATTTTTTACTTAACTCTGAAACTTTCTCCGAAGCACTTAAAACAACTTCATTTATATTTTGCATACTGTCTATAATATCTTTTAAATCTTTTTGACTTTGAATACTTCCTTTCATAGTCTTAGTTGTGAAAGTTGCAG
Coding sequences:
- a CDS encoding methyl-accepting chemotaxis protein, with translation MKTVLVPFYAKAIIGPTVIMSGVAYAMTLVFGFSIGLPSILIFSFFGSLITVAGFHILMFRPIIESADVLDKFNTRDFEKQKAYKKEFVRLEGKTVFVRAFYNKIYQTLDLLMNMAEILSVDAGKNSIYTADLSGSIDKLSGKLDEQAQTVEIISNTTNKVMLNISNVTKNAEEAATFTTKTMKGSIQSQKDLKDIIDSMQNINEVVLSASEKVSELSKKSVDIKRVTDVIDDIAEGTNLLALNAAIEAARAGEHGRGFAVVAEEVRNLAEKTVDATREVDMSISQMQADTEDVTKEIKILSEQIGIGVGRIEEVALQINEFLEQSKYIEEKINEIASNASSNNADLNEIATSIKEFSVGLQEGTVEMKKISESTHELIYAAESSYESVSEFALDKYHENIYKLGSKAATQIEKLFENAINKGELSESSLFDKNYKQIENTSPQKFSTAYDKFCDTNLPAIQEKILLDKTVGYAILTDIKGYVPTHNNKFAQPLTGNYDKDLIGNRSKRIYDDRTGSRCGSHTKRLLLQTYLRDTGETMHDLSVPIYINGKHWGGFRIGYLPNKS